In Chloroflexota bacterium, one DNA window encodes the following:
- a CDS encoding molybdopterin oxidoreductase, producing MGMFMGEGTPVLLHTIIEFEGKGFFNPQMLDLRYVVPADRTTGMLYFRAGSTVSSLVNVSILRNGQVLRYFPVAADSAIHVSLAIVEEHPAGTVLDVCVAGEGSGLLILDIGYLEV from the coding sequence ATGGGCATGTTTATGGGTGAGGGCACTCCAGTGCTCCTGCATACAATCATCGAATTCGAAGGCAAGGGTTTTTTCAACCCACAAATGCTCGATCTGCGCTATGTTGTGCCAGCAGATCGCACCACGGGCATGCTCTACTTTCGAGCTGGCAGCACCGTGAGCAGCCTGGTCAATGTTTCGATTTTGCGCAATGGTCAAGTTCTGCGCTACTTTCCGGTAGCCGCCGATTCAGCAATTCATGTGTCACTTGCCATCGTTGAGGAACACCCCGCCGGAACCGTGCTCGACGTGTGCGTCGCCGGTGAAGGTAGTGGCCTGTTGATCCTCGACATTGGTTACCTAGAAGTGTAG
- a CDS encoding PAS domain-containing protein, with translation MNITSREWAMIEDFSRRITTEAPQSLVALAQSLSAAFQVDVTIWSRTASGEYHCVTPSTGQPEGLMMSAEQALNVEKATLIFVYEAFYAAKFNPAHNFSPAQVMIIQALLEGWIGRLRTSYVEPHEHENLGDLHQSLLQSIIDVLPEGVVVGLAPDGQLILANRQAEQLWQHPLHSVPVAGYSHFGLYKPDGTRLPAGDSGIARVINTGEPFLKHELILRRPDGSEIPILANTSPIHDNRGNLIGAVAVFQDITGWKLQESDRDNAIATIVHDLKNPLTTIRGSADLLLRRAKTENRSERELNRLQSIIAQSDRMRDYLSLLVDVARINAGETLISPCLLDFGELVGQLITTINGGLANPRINLELLAAPLVRVDPIWMERVIWNLLDNALKYSGDDTAIDVRLELEQDQALLSIRDAGLGIDPQDLERIFERFTRGRHTQRVGGTGLGLYTVRAVVRAHGGSIVVESEGLGHGSCFTLSLPLESNELR, from the coding sequence ATGAACATAACCAGTCGCGAATGGGCTATGATTGAAGACTTTTCGCGCCGGATCACAACCGAAGCGCCACAATCGTTGGTTGCCTTGGCTCAATCACTTAGTGCGGCCTTTCAAGTTGACGTAACGATTTGGAGCCGCACTGCCTCTGGCGAATATCATTGTGTTACACCAAGCACAGGCCAGCCCGAAGGCCTGATGATGAGCGCAGAGCAGGCATTAAACGTTGAAAAAGCTACCTTGATTTTTGTCTATGAAGCGTTTTACGCCGCCAAATTTAATCCTGCGCACAATTTCAGCCCAGCTCAAGTGATGATTATTCAGGCCTTGCTGGAAGGCTGGATCGGGCGTTTGCGGACCAGTTATGTCGAGCCGCATGAACACGAAAATCTTGGCGATCTGCATCAATCGTTGTTGCAAAGCATTATCGATGTGTTACCCGAAGGCGTGGTGGTTGGTTTAGCGCCTGATGGCCAGTTGATTTTGGCCAATCGCCAGGCCGAGCAATTGTGGCAACACCCGCTCCACTCAGTACCAGTTGCGGGCTATAGCCATTTTGGTTTGTATAAACCTGATGGCACGCGCTTGCCGGCTGGCGATTCGGGGATTGCCCGCGTGATTAACACTGGTGAGCCATTTCTCAAACATGAGTTGATTTTGCGTCGCCCTGATGGCAGCGAAATTCCAATTTTGGCCAATACCTCGCCGATTCACGATAATCGTGGTAATTTGATCGGTGCGGTCGCCGTCTTTCAAGATATCACTGGCTGGAAATTGCAAGAAAGTGATCGCGATAATGCCATTGCTACTATCGTGCACGATTTGAAGAATCCACTGACGACGATTCGTGGCAGTGCTGATTTGCTGTTGCGGCGGGCTAAAACTGAAAATCGCAGCGAACGCGAGTTAAATCGTTTGCAATCAATTATCGCCCAATCCGATCGCATGCGTGATTATCTTTCGTTGTTGGTTGATGTTGCCCGAATCAACGCTGGCGAAACCTTGATCAGCCCATGCTTATTGGATTTTGGTGAGTTGGTTGGTCAATTAATTACCACGATCAATGGTGGTTTGGCCAATCCACGAATCAACTTGGAGCTTCTTGCCGCGCCGTTGGTACGCGTTGACCCAATTTGGATGGAGCGAGTGATTTGGAATTTGCTCGATAATGCCTTGAAATATAGTGGCGATGATACAGCTATTGATGTGCGCTTAGAGCTTGAGCAAGATCAAGCACTGTTAAGCATTCGCGATGCTGGTTTAGGTATCGATCCGCAAGATCTTGAGCGAATTTTCGAGCGCTTTACTCGTGGTCGGCATACCCAACGGGTTGGTGGCACAGGTCTTGGTTTGTATACTGTTCGGGCTGTTGTGCGAGCGCATGGCGGCAGTATTGTCGTTGAATCGGAAGGCCTAGGCCATGGCAGTTGCTTTACGTTAAGTCTTCCGCTTGAATCAAACGAATTACGCTAA
- a CDS encoding response regulator, translated as MVAGKHILIVDDEDSIADMIADALRDEGYTVDVAYDGRRGLELAQRIQPALVLTDVMMPFMDGIKMAELVQREFGATSPPFVFMSAVDCRDQTQLYGQFLFKPFTLDILFDTIETIMQN; from the coding sequence GTGGTTGCTGGAAAACATATATTAATCGTTGATGATGAAGATTCAATCGCAGACATGATCGCCGATGCGCTGCGAGATGAAGGTTATACGGTCGATGTGGCTTATGATGGGCGACGTGGCCTCGAATTGGCCCAGCGCATTCAGCCAGCCTTAGTGTTGACCGATGTGATGATGCCGTTTATGGATGGAATCAAAATGGCCGAATTGGTGCAGCGCGAATTTGGCGCAACCTCGCCGCCATTTGTGTTTATGAGTGCTGTTGATTGCCGTGATCAGACCCAGTTGTATGGGCAATTTTTGTTTAAACCCTTTACCTTGGATATTCTGTTTGACACAATTGAAACGATTATGCAGAACTAG
- a CDS encoding peroxidase-related enzyme (This protein belongs to a clade of uncharacterized proteins related to peroxidases such as the alkylhydroperoxidase AhpD.): protein MPRLKPLAPNEVDPESLKVFEGFFAKRGNVPNMFRTFARRPEMMIAASNLMSAVLSTGTLDLRLKEMVVVRTSQLNECSYCLTSHSTILRNLGLSQENIDALQSPDDTRWTERERVALRYAEQVTVNAKGISDELWASLREHFDEGEIVELTATTSLFSMFNRFNDALDMAITEPGWPEA from the coding sequence ATGCCCCGATTGAAACCACTTGCTCCTAACGAAGTTGATCCTGAATCGCTGAAAGTATTCGAGGGCTTTTTTGCCAAGCGCGGCAATGTGCCCAATATGTTTCGAACGTTTGCCCGTCGCCCTGAAATGATGATTGCCGCCAGCAATTTGATGAGCGCGGTATTGAGCACTGGCACGCTCGATTTACGCTTAAAAGAGATGGTGGTGGTCCGCACATCGCAATTAAACGAATGCTCCTATTGTCTAACCTCGCACTCGACGATTTTGCGCAACCTTGGGCTTTCGCAAGAAAATATCGATGCCTTACAATCGCCCGATGATACGCGTTGGACTGAGCGCGAACGGGTGGCCTTGCGCTATGCCGAGCAAGTAACCGTGAATGCCAAAGGTATCAGCGACGAACTATGGGCCAGTCTGCGTGAGCATTTTGATGAAGGCGAAATTGTGGAATTAACCGCCACGACCAGTCTTTTTTCGATGTTTAATCGCTTCAACGATGCCTTGGATATGGCGATTACTGAGCCAGGTTGGCCGGAAGCATAA
- a CDS encoding TrmB family transcriptional regulator yields MHDESLIDQLSDLGLSRYEATAYLGLLGRQSFSAAQLATHTSIPRQRIYDVLQSLASKGLAHERMGPRRTFVAVAPEQALPALLAERRSVMERELSEAQTIAQGLVATMQPIYTEGSNEDNPLDYIDVLLDPRQISARAWTLAQQAEHEILACFKRPLVSSLEENVAEVREPRSRGVQYRALYELSALEDDQLRPVLAQFRSLGQELRFVPQLPIKMNLFDGRVALLSLQDPITGRPSITALCMNHPSLAQTLRVAFEAFWAQAQPYSD; encoded by the coding sequence ATGCACGATGAATCTTTGATTGATCAACTGAGCGATTTAGGCTTAAGTCGCTACGAAGCAACCGCCTATTTGGGGCTACTCGGTCGGCAATCGTTTTCGGCAGCGCAATTAGCAACCCATACCAGCATTCCGCGCCAGCGGATCTACGATGTGTTGCAATCGTTGGCTAGCAAAGGCCTTGCCCATGAGCGCATGGGGCCACGGCGTACCTTTGTGGCGGTCGCACCTGAACAAGCTTTGCCGGCACTCTTAGCCGAACGGCGCAGTGTGATGGAACGCGAATTAAGCGAAGCTCAGACGATTGCTCAAGGCCTCGTTGCCACGATGCAGCCAATCTATACCGAAGGCAGCAACGAAGATAATCCATTGGATTACATCGATGTGTTGCTTGACCCACGCCAGATTAGCGCTCGGGCTTGGACGTTGGCTCAACAAGCTGAACATGAAATTTTAGCCTGTTTCAAACGCCCGTTAGTTTCGAGCCTCGAAGAAAATGTGGCTGAAGTTCGCGAACCACGCTCGCGCGGCGTGCAGTATCGGGCTTTATATGAACTAAGCGCCTTGGAAGATGACCAATTGCGGCCAGTGTTGGCGCAGTTTCGCAGTTTAGGCCAAGAGTTGCGCTTTGTGCCACAATTGCCAATCAAAATGAATTTGTTTGATGGTCGGGTGGCCTTGCTTTCGTTGCAAGATCCCATCACGGGGCGGCCTTCAATTACCGCGTTATGTATGAATCATCCATCGCTAGCGCAAACCTTACGGGTGGCGTTCGAGGCATTCTGGGCGCAAGCTCAGCCCTATAGCGATTAA
- a CDS encoding AraC family transcriptional regulator — MNGLVRFRNNLQWATTLPLFRRPGLTIERRRFTDQRPLMPQIERWRSWSMQLTLSGTRYVSYGDRSFCQAPTSLVLTSPQIDPMRIRYLPGATTDWLNLTWTSDGWQHFLNQHPQFNQRHAYLIKDAVRSPLLAVRYVPPPALHAARQLITIAALPEAPPATLENAATTFLALLSALDFQTTLNGYAPTQAQSVEKAQALMMKNLERPPSISQLASTLHISPRQLQRDFLACTGLSPLSYLQMLRLSEANMLLASTNLPIGTIASRLGYASAAHFSAAFRRLYDCTPRQIREYDDDLMLDAVMEEAHGCSN; from the coding sequence ATGAATGGATTGGTGCGTTTTCGGAATAACTTGCAATGGGCGACAACGCTGCCGCTCTTTCGCCGCCCAGGCCTGACTATCGAACGTCGGCGCTTTACCGACCAACGCCCGCTGATGCCGCAAATCGAACGTTGGCGCAGTTGGTCGATGCAATTGACCTTGAGTGGCACGCGTTATGTCAGCTATGGCGACCGCAGCTTTTGTCAAGCCCCAACCTCATTGGTCTTGACCAGCCCACAAATCGACCCGATGCGGATTCGCTACTTGCCTGGTGCAACGACCGATTGGCTCAACCTGACTTGGACGAGCGATGGTTGGCAGCATTTTCTGAACCAACATCCACAATTCAATCAGCGCCATGCCTATTTGATCAAAGATGCAGTTCGTTCGCCCTTGTTGGCAGTTCGCTACGTGCCACCGCCAGCGCTCCATGCAGCCCGTCAATTAATCACGATCGCAGCCCTGCCCGAAGCTCCACCAGCGACGTTGGAAAACGCGGCCACAACCTTTTTGGCGCTGTTAAGTGCGCTCGATTTCCAAACAACCTTAAATGGTTATGCACCAACCCAAGCTCAGTCGGTCGAAAAAGCCCAAGCTTTGATGATGAAAAACTTAGAGCGGCCACCAAGCATTAGCCAATTGGCTTCAACCTTGCACATCAGCCCGCGCCAATTGCAACGTGATTTTCTGGCTTGTACTGGGCTTAGCCCACTCAGTTATTTACAAATGCTGCGGCTCAGCGAGGCCAATATGCTGCTTGCCAGCACCAATTTGCCGATTGGAACGATCGCCAGCCGCTTGGGCTACGCCAGCGCCGCCCACTTTAGCGCCGCCTTCCGCCGTTTATACGATTGCACGCCGCGCCAAATTCGCGAATACGACGACGACTTGATGCTTGATGCTGTTATGGAGGAAGCTCATGGCTGTTCAAATTGA
- the hppD gene encoding 4-hydroxyphenylpyruvate dioxygenase → MTMAEQETTNAHDPLALRGIDYVEMYVGNARQAAHYYRTAFGFTPVAYAGLETGTRDRVSFVMQQRNIRLVLTGALNPDSPIAEHVKLHGDGVKDIALEVENATAAFEAALARGATAVLEPTVLESKWGKVVKATIRTYGDTVHTFVERDGYTGTFMPGYNKVKNPAKAEPTGLAAVDHIVGNVELGKMDEWVNFYARILGFSQLQQFTDDDISTEYSALMSKVVQNGTGRIKFPINEPAEGRKKSQIDEYLDYYRGPGAQHIALITPDIIKTVQQLRDNGVEFLRTPDTYYSALAGRVGHIDEDYNTLQQLGILVDRDDEGYLLQIFTKPVGDRPTVFYEIIQRKGSRGFGAGNFKALFEAIEREQAKRGNL, encoded by the coding sequence ATGACGATGGCAGAACAAGAAACCACGAATGCCCATGATCCTTTAGCATTACGTGGCATCGATTATGTCGAAATGTATGTTGGTAATGCCCGCCAAGCAGCTCATTACTATCGGACGGCCTTTGGTTTTACGCCAGTCGCCTATGCTGGCTTGGAAACTGGCACACGCGACCGCGTTTCGTTTGTGATGCAACAACGCAACATTCGCTTGGTTTTGACTGGGGCACTCAATCCTGATTCGCCAATTGCTGAGCATGTTAAATTGCATGGCGATGGGGTTAAGGATATTGCGCTCGAAGTTGAAAACGCCACTGCTGCGTTTGAGGCTGCGCTTGCTCGCGGCGCAACTGCTGTGCTTGAGCCAACCGTGCTGGAAAGCAAGTGGGGCAAAGTGGTCAAGGCGACCATTCGCACCTATGGCGATACGGTTCATACCTTTGTTGAGCGCGACGGCTATACTGGCACGTTTATGCCAGGCTACAACAAAGTTAAAAATCCCGCCAAAGCTGAGCCAACTGGTTTGGCCGCCGTTGATCATATTGTGGGCAATGTTGAGCTGGGCAAGATGGATGAATGGGTCAATTTCTATGCCCGCATTCTTGGCTTTAGCCAATTGCAACAATTTACCGACGACGATATTTCAACCGAATATAGCGCGTTGATGTCGAAAGTTGTGCAAAACGGCACAGGCCGGATCAAGTTTCCAATCAACGAGCCAGCCGAAGGCCGCAAAAAATCGCAGATTGATGAATATCTCGACTATTACCGTGGCCCAGGGGCGCAACATATCGCCTTGATCACGCCTGACATTATCAAAACTGTGCAACAACTGCGTGATAATGGCGTGGAATTTTTGCGCACGCCGGATACCTACTACTCGGCCTTGGCTGGTCGAGTTGGCCATATCGACGAAGACTACAATACCCTGCAACAATTGGGGATTTTGGTCGATCGTGACGATGAAGGCTACCTCTTGCAAATCTTTACCAAACCAGTTGGCGATCGTCCAACCGTGTTCTACGAGATTATTCAACGCAAAGGCAGCCGTGGCTTTGGTGCTGGAAATTTCAAAGCCCTATTTGAAGCGATTGAGCGCGAACAAGCCAAACGTGGCAATTTGTAA
- a CDS encoding right-handed parallel beta-helix repeat-containing protein, whose product MQPSFVQQRFRSVVSALIILTFSLGSFSWLLQSAFANTIDATPYLNPLAPDFGIQAAIDAAAAQGGGTVRLPAGSFTLETYLDLKTGVTLQGVGAETILKAGRNEQRVFVTQTGNNLSTIKVASTTPFNVGMIVYVWRSTELRFLPGSYEIMSINSANQTITLDRAVNYPLTANVSQVSYGLYTKLTAAATQGTNVISVADTSVFKPGEGIIIKGTEGTGIGNWGVEQNMVDSINTSNNTLTLKKPLTLSVPNNSVVSHAYSAIFALGTNFNNRLQNMGVRDLTIEGWNTNQKPAFYEFYIGAINFVYCRFVTIDNITVRYWHSDGVSLQSCDQSTVSNSLATANRGHGFHPGTASRDIEFFKIQGIGNLGYAARGTAGDGLYYCWANQRVNIRQSVFRNNAGSGVGDLGGGDTDNSSRDTDNIIEDSIMEGNFRAGIEVNGGGNTANNIIRRNVIRNNNTGNQDYAGINLLSKRGPAQRYIIQDNIVENTAGSNQLFGIREVNLAVPPTTPVDYLTDFNTITNNTIYNHPSNNLVVIGPNTVATGNIFTAPGAVITPTPTNIQPTATATTVPTNTPTPTGSYVPRLIMYNADTDQVMYDPIPNGVTINYATLGTRNISIVAPTAPSSGIGSVRFWVDSVVYRTESGRPYSIAGDQTNGTDFLPMSPALAHGTHVIKAATFTGSGGTGTQGTPYQIVINIVDSNATATPIPTNTNTPVPTVPTATATATNTPTNTPTNTPTNTPTNTPTNTATATATEVPTNTATATVIETPTNTPTEIATITATATETATITATEIATITATITATATETPTNTPTNTPTATVTETPTATLEPSVTPSNTPTATTTVTTPVPSTHHIYAPWVTN is encoded by the coding sequence ATGCAGCCAAGCTTTGTGCAACAACGATTCAGGTCAGTAGTTAGTGCTCTTATCATTTTAACGTTTAGTCTTGGTTCATTTAGTTGGCTGTTACAATCGGCGTTTGCCAATACGATTGATGCAACGCCGTACTTAAATCCATTAGCGCCCGATTTTGGCATTCAGGCGGCGATTGATGCTGCGGCTGCTCAGGGGGGCGGCACGGTGCGCTTGCCTGCTGGTAGCTTTACCCTCGAAACCTATCTCGATCTTAAAACTGGCGTGACTTTGCAAGGGGTCGGGGCTGAGACGATTTTAAAGGCTGGCCGCAACGAGCAACGGGTTTTTGTCACCCAAACTGGCAATAATCTTTCGACAATTAAAGTTGCTAGTACTACACCATTTAATGTTGGCATGATCGTCTATGTTTGGCGCTCGACTGAATTGCGCTTCTTGCCGGGCTCGTATGAAATTATGAGCATCAATAGTGCTAATCAAACGATTACGCTTGATCGAGCGGTCAATTACCCACTGACTGCTAATGTTTCGCAAGTGTCGTATGGCTTGTACACCAAATTGACCGCTGCTGCCACCCAAGGAACTAATGTGATCAGCGTGGCCGATACGAGCGTGTTCAAGCCAGGCGAAGGTATCATTATTAAAGGTACTGAAGGCACAGGCATTGGCAATTGGGGTGTTGAGCAAAATATGGTCGATTCGATCAACACCAGCAACAACACGCTGACTCTCAAGAAGCCTTTGACGCTTTCAGTCCCCAATAATTCAGTCGTATCGCACGCTTATTCAGCGATTTTCGCGCTTGGAACCAATTTCAACAATCGTTTGCAAAATATGGGTGTGCGCGATTTAACGATTGAGGGCTGGAATACTAACCAAAAGCCTGCCTTCTATGAATTTTATATTGGTGCGATTAACTTTGTCTATTGCCGTTTCGTGACGATCGATAACATCACGGTGCGCTATTGGCATAGCGATGGCGTGAGCTTGCAATCGTGTGATCAAAGCACGGTCAGCAATAGTCTGGCAACTGCTAATCGTGGCCATGGTTTCCATCCAGGCACGGCTTCACGCGATATTGAATTTTTCAAAATTCAAGGGATTGGCAATTTGGGCTATGCCGCCCGCGGCACTGCTGGCGATGGTTTGTACTATTGTTGGGCCAACCAACGGGTTAATATTCGCCAAAGCGTGTTTCGTAATAACGCTGGTTCTGGCGTTGGCGATTTAGGCGGTGGCGATACCGATAATTCCTCGCGCGATACCGATAACATCATTGAAGATAGCATTATGGAAGGCAATTTCCGCGCTGGGATTGAGGTTAATGGTGGCGGTAACACGGCCAATAACATCATTCGCCGTAACGTGATTCGCAATAACAACACTGGCAATCAAGATTATGCCGGCATCAACTTGCTTTCCAAGCGCGGCCCAGCCCAACGCTATATCATCCAAGATAATATTGTTGAAAACACAGCGGGCAGTAACCAACTCTTTGGGATTCGTGAGGTCAACTTGGCTGTGCCACCCACCACCCCTGTTGATTACCTGACCGATTTCAACACCATTACCAATAACACAATTTATAATCACCCAAGCAATAATTTGGTAGTGATTGGCCCTAACACCGTCGCCACTGGTAATATTTTTACTGCACCAGGCGCGGTGATCACGCCAACCCCAACCAACATTCAACCAACTGCGACTGCTACAACCGTGCCAACCAACACCCCAACTCCAACTGGCTCGTATGTGCCACGCCTGATCATGTACAACGCTGATACCGATCAAGTTATGTATGATCCAATTCCCAATGGTGTGACGATCAATTATGCGACCTTAGGCACCCGTAATATCAGTATTGTGGCTCCAACCGCGCCGTCGAGTGGGATTGGCAGCGTGCGCTTTTGGGTTGATAGCGTGGTCTATCGTACCGAAAGCGGTCGGCCTTATTCAATCGCTGGCGATCAAACCAATGGCACAGATTTCTTGCCGATGAGTCCAGCCTTGGCTCATGGAACCCATGTGATCAAAGCTGCAACCTTTACTGGTTCGGGTGGAACTGGCACGCAAGGCACACCCTATCAAATTGTGATTAATATTGTTGATAGCAATGCCACGGCTACACCAATCCCAACCAATACTAATACCCCTGTACCAACTGTACCAACCGCCACGGCAACTGCTACGAATACACCGACCAACACACCAACCAATACGCCGACGAATACGCCGACGAATACGCCAACCAATACCGCAACGGCGACTGCAACCGAAGTACCAACCAATACCGCAACGGCGACAGTGATTGAAACACCAACCAATACACCAACAGAAATTGCCACGATCACCGCGACCGCGACTGAAACCGCGACGATAACGGCAACAGAAATTGCCACGATCACTGCGACGATTACAGCAACAGCAACCGAAACCCCAACGAACACACCGACCAATACCCCAACCGCGACGGTAACTGAAACACCTACGGCGACGCTTGAGCCAAGTGTTACGCCAAGCAACACGCCCACGGCGACAACCACGGTTACGACTCCAGTGCCGTCAACCCATCATATCTATGCGCCGTGGGTTACCAACTAA
- the prfB gene encoding peptide chain release factor 2 (programmed frameshift) encodes MTEFIDLRAALNSLQARFDALRGRLDWAAKQAELHDLEHQAAEPSLWDNPQQAQSILQRLARMQEELKMWDSLAVDLATLRDLLQLSADDADSLSQIEREVNGLTKSVDQLELSILLGEKYDSTNAFISIQSGAGGVESQDWAQMLLRMYSRWGESQGFRTTIVDMMDGEEAGIKSATLELRGPYAYGYAKAEAGIHRLVRLSPFDANHRRHTSFARVEVLPEVDDAAEVKINPEDLRVDVYRAGGHGGQGVNTTDSAVRLVYRGGTPDEIIVTCQNERSQLQNKETAMNVLRARLLERELARQAAERAKLKGEHRDAAWGNQIRSYVLDDRRVKDHRTNVETSNTQAVLDGEIDLFIDAFLRWRTEGTE; translated from the exons ATGACAGAGTTTATTGATCTTCGGGCGGCCCTAAACTCGTTGCAAGCGCGATTCGATGCGCTAAGGGGGCGGCTT GACTGGGCTGCCAAACAAGCCGAATTGCATGACTTAGAGCATCAAGCTGCCGAACCAAGTTTGTGGGATAACCCACAACAGGCCCAAAGCATTTTGCAACGACTGGCCCGCATGCAAGAAGAATTGAAAATGTGGGATAGTTTGGCGGTCGATTTGGCAACTCTGCGCGATCTCTTGCAACTTTCGGCTGATGATGCTGATTCGCTCAGCCAAATTGAGCGTGAGGTCAACGGCTTGACCAAATCGGTCGATCAGCTTGAATTGAGCATTTTGCTGGGCGAAAAATACGATAGCACCAATGCTTTTATCTCAATTCAATCGGGCGCTGGCGGGGTCGAATCGCAGGATTGGGCCCAGATGTTGTTGCGTATGTATAGCCGTTGGGGCGAAAGCCAGGGGTTTCGTACCACGATTGTGGATATGATGGACGGCGAAGAGGCAGGCATCAAAAGTGCTACCTTAGAATTGCGCGGCCCCTATGCCTATGGTTATGCTAAGGCTGAGGCGGGTATTCATCGCTTAGTTCGGCTTTCGCCCTTCGATGCCAACCATCGCCGCCATACCTCGTTTGCGCGGGTTGAAGTGTTGCCCGAAGTCGATGATGCTGCCGAAGTTAAAATTAATCCCGAAGATCTGCGGGTTGATGTCTATCGGGCTGGTGGTCATGGTGGGCAAGGCGTTAATACAACTGACTCAGCCGTGCGCTTGGTCTATCGTGGTGGTACGCCCGATGAAATTATCGTAACCTGTCAAAATGAACGTTCGCAATTGCAAAATAAAGAGACCGCGATGAATGTGTTGCGGGCGCGTTTGTTGGAGCGTGAGCTAGCCCGTCAAGCTGCTGAACGAGCCAAACTCAAGGGCGAACATCGCGATGCCGCTTGGGGTAATCAAATTCGTTCGTATGTGCTTGATGATCGGCGAGTTAAAGATCATCGTACCAACGTCGAAACATCGAATACCCAAGCAGTGCTCGATGGCGAGATTGATTTATTTATCGATGCCTTCTTGCGCTGGAGAACCGAAGGCACAGAGTAG
- a CDS encoding NAD(P)-dependent oxidoreductase: protein MQKPRIGLIGLGAMGAPMAANLLQAGYQLTVGVHQRREAAEQLALQGAIIAENYQALGENSDIVITMVPDAPQVEAALLGTNGAAYGMAAGSICIDMSTIAPTASRAIAAKLAERQIAMLDAPVSGGPARAKTGELAIMVGGEPSTFERCQAVLEVLGGAVSYIGASGSGSVVKLCNNLAISIIAMANIEALAFGVANGVEAETIRNVLLNATASNYLLERWLPETVLSGDYNKGFAAELLAKDLNAVLDTARASGVPLWAGGLAHQMWIAQKALDPRSDYTALAQRYEAIIGRTIKPNSE from the coding sequence ATGCAAAAACCACGAATTGGCCTGATTGGCTTGGGTGCGATGGGTGCGCCGATGGCGGCAAATTTGCTCCAAGCTGGCTATCAATTGACGGTTGGCGTGCATCAACGGCGCGAAGCTGCTGAACAGTTGGCCTTGCAAGGGGCAATCATCGCCGAAAACTACCAAGCGTTGGGCGAAAACAGCGATATTGTGATTACGATGGTGCCTGATGCTCCCCAAGTTGAGGCCGCATTGCTTGGCACGAATGGTGCTGCATATGGCATGGCGGCGGGCAGTATTTGTATTGATATGAGCACAATTGCTCCCACCGCCAGTCGGGCGATTGCCGCCAAACTTGCTGAGCGTCAAATTGCCATGCTCGATGCGCCTGTTAGTGGTGGCCCAGCCCGTGCTAAAACTGGCGAATTGGCGATTATGGTGGGTGGCGAACCCAGCACATTCGAGCGCTGTCAAGCGGTTTTAGAGGTACTGGGCGGTGCAGTCAGCTACATTGGCGCTAGTGGTTCTGGCTCAGTCGTCAAGCTTTGCAATAATCTGGCGATCAGCATTATTGCCATGGCCAATATCGAAGCCTTAGCGTTTGGTGTGGCCAATGGGGTTGAAGCCGAAACAATTCGCAATGTGTTGTTGAATGCCACCGCTTCAAACTATTTATTAGAGCGTTGGCTGCCCGAAACCGTGTTGAGCGGCGATTACAACAAAGGTTTTGCGGCTGAATTATTGGCCAAAGATTTAAATGCCGTGCTCGATACCGCCCGTGCCAGTGGTGTGCCATTGTGGGCTGGCGGCCTTGCCCACCAAATGTGGATTGCCCAAAAAGCGCTTGACCCACGCTCAGATTACACCGCCCTAGCCCAACGCTACGAAGCAATTATCGGACGCACGATCAAACCAAACTCGGAATAA